The following proteins are encoded in a genomic region of Glycine max cultivar Williams 82 chromosome 18, Glycine_max_v4.0, whole genome shotgun sequence:
- the PHAN3 gene encoding MYB/HD-like transcription factor: protein MKDRQRWRAEEDALLRAYVKQYGPREWNLVSQRMNTPLNRDAKSCLERWKNYLKPGIKKGSLTEEEQRLVINLQATHGNKWKKIAAQVPGRTAKRLGKWWEVFKEKQQRETKGNSCTIDPISDSKYEHILESFAEKLVKERPSPSFVMATSNSSFLHADAPAPPPALLPSWLSNSNGTAPVRPPSPSVTLSLSPSTVAAPPPWLQPPVRGPDNAAPLVLGNVAPHGAVLAFGENMVMSELVECCKELDEVHHALAGHKKEAAWRLSRVELQLESEKAGRRREKMEEIEAKIKALREEQTAALDRIEAEYREQLAGLRRDAESKEQKLAEQWAAKHLRLTKFLEQVGCRSRLTEPNGR from the coding sequence ATGAAGGATAGGCAACGTTGGAGAgctgaagaggatgctttactTCGTGCATATGTCAAACAGTATGGTCCTAGGGAATGGAATCTCGTGTCTCAGCGCATGAACACACCTCTTAACAGGGATGCCAAGTCATGCTTAGAAAGGTGGAAGAACTACCTCAAACCCGGCATTAAAAAAGGATCTCTTACTGAGGAAGAGCAGCGTCTAGTCATCAATCTTCAAGCAACGCACGGGAACAAGTGGAAGAAAATTGCAGCACAAGTCCCTGGTCGCACTGCGAAGAGGTTAGGGAAGTGGTGGGAAGTGTTCAAAGAGAAGCAGCAAAGGGAAACCAAGGGGAATAGCTGCACTATTGACCCAATTAGCGATAGCAAGTACGAGCATATCCTTGAGAGTTTTGCAGAGAAACTAGTGAAAGAAAGGCCTTCACCATCATTTGTTATGGCTACTTCTAACAGTTCTTTTCTGCACGCTGATGCACCGGCTCCTCCACCGGCCTTGCTTCCATCTTGGCTTTCCAATTCCAATGGCACTGCACCTGTGAGGCCACCTTCCCCTTCTGTGACTCTTAGTCTTTCTCCCTCGACGGTGGCAGCGCCTCCTCCATGGTTGCAGCCCCCTGTGAGAGGACCGGACAATGCTGCTCCTCTTGTTTTGGGGAATGTGGCGCCTCACGGGGCAGTTCTAGCATTTGGTGAGAACATGGTGATGTCTGAGTTGGTGGAGTGCTGCAAGGAGTTGGATGAAGTGCATCATGCTTTGGCCGGACATAAGAAGGAGGCGGCATGGCGGTTAAGTAGGGTGGAGCTGCAGTTGGAGTCCGAGAAGGCCGGCCGAAGGAGGGAGAAGATGGAGGAAATTGAAGCGAAGATCAAAGCTCTGAGAGAGGAGCAAACAGCTGCATTGGATAGAATTGAAGCAGAATATAGGGAGCAGTTGGCAGGGTTGAGAAGAGATGCAGAAAGCAAGGAGCAGAAGTTGGCTGAACAATGGGCTGCAAAACACTTGCGCCTTACTAAGTTTCTAGAACAGGTAGGGTGCAGATCAAGGCTCACTGAACCAAATGGAAGATAG